In Lepus europaeus isolate LE1 chromosome 19, mLepTim1.pri, whole genome shotgun sequence, the genomic window CCCTGTTTTGGTGTCAATTTCATTAtgggcaaacaaaacaaaacaaaccagaaccaagtaactgggtttttctgttctgctttctgcctgggggctgggagccaaggtggtttttttgttttgttttgttttgaatctcATTGCCTGTGAGTTTGAGCCTCTCTTCAAATAccaaggggctggggctgtggtgcagcgggttaagacgcagcctgtgatgccagcatcccataggagcaccagttcgagtcccggctgctccacttccaatccagctccctgttaatgagcctgggagagcggtgggagatggcctaagtgcttgggccccagcacccacgtgggaaacccggatggagttcccggctcctggctttggcttggtccattcctggctgatgcagccatctggggagtgactgagtgggtggaagatctctctctgtctctccatcttccagaccaataacaataaataaaaacaagcagaTGGGCTCCAAAATGCTAGGCGATCGGCTAAGTAACAGTTGATGGTGATTACACAGGTTCAGTTCTGCCAACTACAGCACAAATCCCTCACTTGTGTGCTATGTTCAGGGCATGGGAGCATTGTAGagttgtttacttatttatttaaaagacagaatgagatagagagagagagagatctcccatccgctggttcactccccagacggctgcaatggctgaaaccAGGGACTTGAAACTGAGTCCAGAtctatgagggtggcaggggcccaagcactgggaccaccACCACTGCCGCCCAGGCGCATTAACGGgaagcgggatcggaagtggagcagccgggactcaaaccggtgcctcgATGCGGGGTGCCGGCTTTGCGGGTGGTGGCACCGCGCTGGCCCCCTGGGTGCAGGTGAATGCCCTTGTTCCCTGCACAGGGTGTGGGCTGCACCTGTCAGCTCCACGTCGCGGGTAACTCAGCAAGGGAGAAAGTACCCACTTTCAACTGTAGGACCTCAGGCAGGGACTTCCGCCAACTGTGCCTGAGCTTCCTGAGCTGTAGAGTGGGGGCGATGGTAGCCTCCCCCGCCTGGGGACCCTGCGAGCGCTAAGGGTGTTAGAagacttttatttagttatttatttaagctTACTCATCTGTTtttctctgaaaagcagagagatcttccatctgctggttcgccccccagatgcccagaacagcacgaagccaggaatctggaacttgatcctggtctcccacatgagtggcagggccccaagtacttgagccatcacccgtaGCCTTGCAGGGtgcgcactggcagggagctggactgggagtggcgTGGGGGACGTGGGCGTCCTGGGCTGTGTCCACCGCGGAGCTGCGCACTGCTCGCCCCCCCAGACCTTGCTCTGGGTTCATCGTTAACCACCAGaggcacggcgccagcctcaatccAGTACCCGAGCTATCAGCTCCATGCTGGTCTCTGCTTGCGGACACAGGGTGCCCACAGTGCTACCCTGGGCCCCCTGGAGCTCACAGTGCAACAGACCAGTCCCTGGCCCAGCTCGGGGttcaaggaaggcttcctggaggagggaacACAGAAGGCGCACATCCTAAAAGGTGAGAATGCGTGGGTGTCTCTCAGGGCTCCAGCTCCTGTGCTACCTTCTCCTGCATTTCTCCTCATTGTCCATCTAGTTTaatgaacacctactatgtgcgGTGGTACACCAGGCCCAGTTCCGCACCCAGAGCAGCACACAGCAGACGAGCGCcacccagggagctgggccaggttctCCACTTTCTGGCCCGTCTGGGCCGCAGTGAACTTGTGGGATGAACAGGGCCCCGCACACAAGGTTCCTTGAGGTCATGGATTCACCCAtctgcagcccagggcaggggcactGGGCTCAAGGCAGCAAGCGGCCCCTTGGGCGCAGCCCCCACCGTCCGCCatggcccccgccccccaggaacCACCACCGCAGCGAAATCTCTGTGGGACTTTTATTGGTGTGGCGGGGGAGGGAGGTGCATGGAGCAGGCCCCGGTGCAGGCACGGTGGGCGGCTCTTGGGCGGGTGCTCAGGAGAAGGTAGACTtgaatttctccttcactttgctGATCGCCTCTGAGAACCAGTtcctgcggggtgggggggcagaagGGCTGTCACTGCCCGGGATGtccaagccccgcccccacccgacTCCCCGACCTTCCCCTGTGGGGTCAGGAggcccctctgagcctcagcttgcTGGCCAGCACAGAGCAGCTTAAAGCCAGAGTTCTTCaccaggcccccagcccttcctccacAGCCACCCTCGCCCTGTTTGTCCCTTACTCATTCAAGGACGCTTTGCGGCTCCCTCCTCTGTCCCCGTGGTCCCTGGGCCTGCAGCGCGCCCTGCCTTTATCTACACATCTTCCCgtctcaggacctttgcactgcCCGCCGGGCGGACCATTCTCCTAGCCAAAGGCCTGAATGCTTCTCCCTCATCGTTCAGAGCTCAGTTTCAAGAGCCACCTCCTCAGAGCAGACTGCAccaaggggccggcgttgtggtgcagccggtaaagccaccacccgtgatgctggcatcccatgtggcactggttcaagtcccggctgcatcacttctccttctccttctttttaaaatatttgtttacttatttgaaagtcagagttacagagaggcagagagagagagagagagagagagagagagagagagaggtcttctatccgctggttcactccccaaaaggctgcaacggccagagctgcgctgatccgaagccaggagccaggagcttcttccaggtctcccacgcgggcgcaggggcccgaggacttgggccatcttctactgctttcgcaggccacagcagagagctggatcagaggtggtgcccacgtgggatgccggcactgcagacagcaaccttacccactataccacagcgccggcccctgctccacttctgatccagctccctgctgatgcgccttggaaagcagtggaggatggccgcagtacttgagtccctgcacccaggtgggagacccggatgaagttcctggctcctatcaacctggccccgccctgaccagagtggccatctgaggagtgaaccagcagatggaagctctctctttctctctgtaactccttcaagtgCATAAACCAATCTTTAAGAAGAATCAGCCCTCTGAGGGCGGGATTTTATCTTGTTCATCATTGCAGCAGGGGAGTGGGGGGGGAGGGTCCCTGGCGcttagcaggtgctcaataaacattgCAAGTGAGGGGACAATTCTCCACTGGAGCCGATGTGGGTTAAGGAAAGCGTTGAGTATCGCCAGGCGCCAGGCAGGCCTCCCTACCCCCCCTGAGCCACCCATTTCACAGGACGGGATGCTGAGGCTCATGTGACACCCCTGTCTCGAGACCACACAGCCGGGAGGAGGGCTAGGCCGGGGACATCGGAGCGCGGGTCCTCCGCCACCACCTAGCTTCGTCTCTAcgcgtgtgtgtgggggtggggtcagggcAGCTGTCCCTGGAGACATGGAGCCCGCACATCCGGTTCTGGGACCACAGCGATGCCGTCAGCCTTTCCGGGCCTGAATCTCCCCCATCTCCAGGGCTTCCTCCCCACCCTTTGCCCTGCCCCCGGCCCACCCCAGCCGCAGCCCCCAGGTCCTAACCGGGTCTTCGTGGTGATTTCGCTCTGCTTGAAGCGCTCAATGGCCACCCGGGCCTTTTCCTCCAGGGTGTTCCCAAACTCCTTCAGCTTATCCGGGATGAGCTCCAAGGTGCTGAAGTCTGGGgccgcctgggctggggcagggcctagGCAGATGGGCGAGAGGGTGCGGGGTTCAAAAACTCCAGTTACATCCCTGGGACGGGATTCCAAGGACGGATAAGGACATACTGGAACGGGACTCTTGGGGGCCGCGGGGTCAGAGTCGGGGGTCCTCGGGCTGCTGGGAATGGCCCTCgtctgccccaccccagcccccccacCGCCGCCCGGCTCAAGGCGGGCGAAGCAGGACAGCCAATCAGAGGTGGAGACCCAATACGTCATCAGTCGCTAGGCTCCTCGGGGCAGATCTGCCGTCCGGGCTCCGGGAACCTGGAGACCCACCTAGcagggtggtggggggggggtgggggtggaggtgggggcgcGGGCGGTCCGAGGACGACCGGGAAACCCGGAGCGCTCCCGGGTCCAGACCCCCGGCAGTTGGCCAAGCTTCACGTTTCCAAACCTCAGCCTTTTACCTTCCAGAGCCATCCACAGAGCCAGCACCAGCACGGGGAGCGAGAGAACGAGCCTCATGGCGGGGCTGGAGGGGCGCTCTGgagggcgagggcgaggaggGAGCCATCAGTGCCCTTCCTTccccgccgccccccgccgccccgtCCGGAGCCCTTGGGAGCgggtgcggggcggggcggaggtCCCTCCCCGGGAACGCTGCACCAACCTGAACCACGGTCGCGGGGCTGCAGGGGCGGGAGGTCCCGGCCCGCCTGGGTCTTTatcaggctggggcgggggcgggacggGGCGGGTCAACCTCCTTCCCCCAGCAGCTGTGCCCACCTGCCCTCtctggtgggggtggaggggcaggtggggcccTGGCACTCCTCATTAGGGCCAAAGGTCCGTGCTGTTCGTACCCCCCCCAAGCCTCCCAGACTTCAGGGGGCCCCAGGCGGCCTTAGCCCCTTTCCCCTGGCCCGCGGCCCCCTCCCTGTGGCTGTCACTGGGCGGGGCTGTCCCCCGGTCCAGGGAATACCGCTGTGGGACCCTAGGCCGGATCCCCTCCGCACAGCGCTGCCCCACGTCTCTGGGGTCtctctgtggggccggcactCCTGCCCCTCGTGCCATCTCCTGCAGCTGCGCGCTCGCTGTCAGCCCAGCCCACGGTCGCCCCTCTGTGATACTCTCTGGGGGCTTCCCTTTGCACCTCCGCCCCCATCTCCCTGTAGTTTGGGGAGGGTTTCCAGCTCCTCTGAGCCGCAAAGCCTCAGCTGCAAATTCCCAGCGCGTgcccccccatccctccctccagcccccccccccccccgtcgtGAACCCTCCCTCCGCTGGTATTCACCCTCTCAGGCCTGCTGGCACTGAGCCTGTCCCTCCATTCCCCCCCTTCCCTTGCCACATCCGTCCCCCAGGGCCCGACTCCaaagcctccccctccccgtggGCTGCCTTTGACCGGCAGTGATCCCTGGCAGCTGGGGGGGGGTGGCCTGGCCCCAGAGTCTAGGTTGGCTGGCCCTGTGCCCCCACAACCACGTGTCAGCCTTGGGGGCGGCGTGGCCGTGGTGGTTGTGAAAGGGACGGCACAGACAAGACCCTGGCAGGATTGCACCATCCCTGGGGCCAACTCAGAACTTCCAGTCCCTGTCaggctggcccctgcctccccccccccccccccgctgagccctgcactccccagatgtccacccagatgcctacccccccccccgcaagaATAGACTAACAACGTCCCTGCTTGTCCAGTCTCCTattgtggggaaactgaggcacgaccAATCCGTGTGCTTCTCCTTCCCAGACTCCAGGACCCCTGTTGGGGTCAGCCCGGGCCCCACAGAGATGGGCGGTGCCTCCTCCTTGACACCTGGGACACTGAGATCTAGGGGGCGTGGCCTCTGCCCTGGGCATGCAGTGAGCCCACTagcttctcccctccccactgagcacccccccccccaatctgcaGCATCTCTGGGGCAGGGGGGCGGCCAGAGGGAGGTgcccagagccgggccagggAAAGCCCTGGAGTGTACaggggctgcagaggccaggcctggccctggagacaCAAGCTCAAGCCCTGGCCTGTCCCCTGCTCCCATCCTGAGAACTGAGGGGGTGGCGGGGGAGGAGGGCGCCGGctgctcccagcctcctgccctggcctcctgAGCGCCAACTCCCAACTGGGCACGGGGCCTGGGAGTCCAACTGGGAGAGACAAAAGGTGGACAACacagctgggggccagaaggaTCTAGGAGGAGGGGCACGGCTGGGAAGctcagctgggagggagggagggggagggagaggacccagcaggcagccagccccaggagggagaggtggggggggcagaggcagcggccAGAGAGGGAAGGAGTTGCCATCAgataaggagggagggaaaatgcCAGTGGAAAACAAGAGAGATGGCTGAAGATGGCCCTGCCTGGGGTCATCTGGGGTCATCTCTCTGAAGCAGGTGTTCTTGCGACATCCGGGCTCCGGGAAGCTCCCTTTGTTCTTGCGCAGGGAAATCAAAGCCGAGGGCAGGTTTTTACGGAGGAGTGGGCTTGTCTCCCAGACGCGATgagaagaggcagagaccagCCAGGGAGGGATGTGGggtagcagaggcagagaaagacggGCCCTGGCCGGCCGCAGGCTGAGCGCAGCCGCGCAGGAAGGAGGCGGGGAGGGCCCAGGGATTGGAGTTTCGGCTCcactttggattccagcttccggccagcgtgcgcccagggaggcagtggaccATGGCTCCGGTACTCAGAcctggcgtgggagacccggatggatttctgggctcctggctttggcccggcccagccctggctgttgctggcatttggggagtgaaccagtggatgggagatctttgtacgtgtgtctgcctctgctttccaagtGATGAAAATTATGTAGACATGAGATATATACACACGAGAGAAGCACAAAGAGAAACGCTCCCAGGCAGAGGGCACAGGACTGGGCAGTGTACGGGGGAGTAAAAAACCaaggctggggagtggggggagccggcgctgtggctcagtaggttaatccttcatctgcagtgctggcatcccatatgggcagtggctcgagtcccggctgctccacctctgacccagctctctggcctgggaaagcagtggacgatgattcatgtgcttgggcccctgcacccgcgtgggagacccagaagaggctcctggcccctggcttcggatcggcgcagctccggccgttgcagccatttggggagtgaaccagcgaatggaagacctctctctgccacctctctctgcaactctacctcttaacaaaacaaaacaaaacaaaacaaaacaaaacaaaaaaacaaggctGGGACTGCATTGTgccctagtgggttaagccacgtgTGAATGcaagttggagtcctggctgctccacttccgatccagctgctcCCTAATGcatccgggaaagcagtggaagacggccccagtgctcaggcccctgcacccatgtgggagacccggatgcaggctcctggctccactttggCAGTGGTGGGCATTCTGGGGattgacccagtggatggaaagctctctttgtgtctgtcacTCTTTCCAATagtgcatcttaaaaaaaaaaaaaagaggctggagctgggaggaatCACGCGGAGACCCAGCAGCTGCTGTGGAGGTGGTGAATTTTATTAAGGGGGGGGCGTCCACCAGGGCGGGAaggcggggcgcgcggggcggggcggcccgcGAGGCGCTCACTGGTTGTCGCTGGGCGCCGCCGCGGGCGCCTTGCTGGTCACGGCGGCCTGCACCTTCTCCACCAGCCCGGCCCACTGGCGCTGCATGTCTTCCACCAGCGGCTCGAACCAGCTCTTGAGGCGTGCCTGGAAGGCCTCGGCCTGCAGGCGCATCTGCGCGGCCTGCTCCTCCACCTTCACCCGCACCTCCTCCACCTGCTCGCGCACCTCGTCCAGGCGGTCGCGCGCGCGGCTGCCCACCTCCTCCAGGTGCCCGCGCAGCCGCTCGCCCCAGGCCTGCGCGCGCTCCCGCAGCGGCTGGCCGGCCAGGGTGCTCACGGTGGCGGCCCGCAGGCGGCCCTGCTCCACCAGCGGCCCGAGGCGCTCGCGGATGGCGCTCACGCCGCGCTCGGCGCCTTCGCGGGCCCCGGCGCCGTACACGGCCATGCGCTTCTGCAGGTCCTCGGCGTCGCGCAGCAGCCGCTTGCGCAGCTTGCGCATGTGCGAGGAGAAGCGTGCGCGCAGCTCCTCGGTGCTCTGGCCCAGCATGGCCTGCGCCTCGCCGCGGTACTGCGCCAGGCGGTTGCAGGCGTCCTCCATGTCGGCCTCCAGGCGCGCCTGCGCAGCCTGCAGCTCCTTGGACACGCGCGCCCGCGTCTCCTCCGCCATGGGGCTCAGCTGCTCCTCCAGCTCCGACTTGTAGGCCTTCACCTCCTTCATGGTTTCTTCCATCAGCATCCTGCGGGGCCCAGGGGGCGGGAGGGCGGGCGTGAGCTGGGGAGCCGGGCCCGGGTGCGCGCTGGCAGGGCGCCGACAGCGACCAAGGGTCTCCAAGGACCAAGTGGGGCCCAGAGGAGCCGGCGAGGAGGAGGGGGCTTGGGAAGGTGGGAGACAGCCGGAGAGGTCAAACCGGGAGTCAGGAGTGGGAAGAGGACGCAGGAGCAGGGCCCCGGACCCCAAGGCATCCAGACTGGCCGAGGGTGCAGAggcgccccccgccgccccccaggaggctccagggtcaggGCGGGGACACTCACGTCAGTTCCTGGGTGACCTGCGAGCTGAGCAGCTCCTCTTGCACCTGGTCAGACAGCGACTGTACCCAGCGCAGGTAATCCCAGAAGCGGCCCAGggccagctcccagggctggccGGCCTTCCACCTGGCCTGCTCCGTCACCTCCACCTCCGGGTCCGGCTCGGCCCGGCATCCTGTGCGGGAGCAAAGTGGTCAGGGGCCGCGGGGGCAGAAGCGGGTGGGGTCTCCGCTCAGTCGGCAAACACTGATGGGCTTTGTGTGCATTAAGAACTTCAACGCCCATTTTATGGGTGGGGAAAGCCGAGGCCCGGGGGAGATACAGCGGCTCAGAACCGCCGCAGGCCTCAGAGGTCTCAGCCGGGCGCGTCTCCTCCGCAGGACCGGGGGCTGGAGTGCGGGCAGGGGGCGCGCGGGGGGCGGGCAGCAGGGGAACCCGAGAAAGCCCCGCCCCCATACCTGCCAGGATCGCCGCCACCAACACAGCCCACCACACCTTCATCTTCCCGCCTGCGGTTGGTCAGTCTTGGGAGGAAGAAACTGTCAATCAACAGGCGACGAGGacggccccctcccccctccccccgccccggagCCCGGCTCCGGCTGCGCCCGGGCGCTGGCTCCCCAAGCCTCGCCCCGGCCCCTGTCTGTGACAGCCTTAGTCCAATCACAATCATGTCACCAAGCCGCCCCTGgggggctgcacagctcccgcACTGTCTGCTCCTGTCTCCCCATCCTCCGGCCGGCTCcgggcccagaattccatctccctctcccagggGTCGAattccactcccccagcccccacccccgtgcTTTCTGGCTCCGGGCTGGGCTTCTTGAGTTCCATGTCGCATTCCTCGTCCCGTCGTCACATTCTAAGCTCCAACCTCACGTCTAAGCCCCGCTTGCCATGTAGGAGCTGACTGAACCACGGTTTTTAACAAGTCCGTCTTGGGACGTTGTCCCTGCTTCCCGAGACCCCAGTCGCGGAGATGGGGTGCCGGGAAGGACAAATAAGTGGCAGCAACCGCCCCAGGCTCGCTGTGGCTCCAgccgctgccccagcccagccccagccaggatgGGATGTCCCTGCCCGAGGTCCAGCCCCTGCTCGTCCGTCCTTCTGTCCCGACGCAGGCTTAGGCCACCACGTTCTCTCCCACAGTCCGTCCCCAAGTCGCTCCCTTGCCCTGGGATCCCCCCCTTTCCCTGGAGGCCCCCAGCCCCCCGGCCCCCTGCTGTGCTGCTCACCGCCTCCTGCGGAACCTCGCCTGCACCTCggctggggcagagcagggcggCAGGGATCCCTGACCGGTCCAATTATAaggctccccctgccccgcccctcccccgggccAGGGCGGGCTGGGCCAGCCCCCAGTCACGCGGTGGGCTGTTCTTCCCCCTCGCACACAGCAGGGCGAGGAAGGAGGTGGGGCTTGGAGGCCCcgtgacccccacccccagcccctagGAAGGGAGTGACGCCTCCCTCGGTGTCCCCACGTCCTCCCCACTGGGGTGCAGGCGGGGAGTGGGCCGGCTGCCGCTCCAGCACGCCTTCCCTGGGCCCGGCTGGAACTTCTGGGTTCTGGGAATGGCTGGGGCttaggacccccacccccagggcctgaaTGGAGACGGGGTGGAGTCTTGACTCCCGGCTTTGAGGGCACAGCAggagcctgggcagggctggggcagcgtgAGGAAGCCCAGCGCCCGCGGTCAGGGTTTCTGCTCCAATCCCCTCCCAGGCCGTGCAGGTGCAAGCCTCTGGGACCCCCCCCACCCCTTGTTTACTGAGATCCCAGCACCTGGCTGGCAGAGGCGGTGCGCCTGCCCGCCAGAAGTCGCCCACACGTCCTGTCTTCCTCGCAGTTTGCAGGACTGTTGGGGCTTGCATCCTGGCACTGCGTgctgccagctgtgtgaccttggacaaatgaCCTCCCCTCTCTGAACAGCCAGTTTCTTTGCCTGCAAAACCAGGCAAGCAGCAGCATGCGCCCCGCAGGTTTGGTGATGCAGCGGTGAATGGCACGTGCAGAGGCCAGCGCCCTGCACACGGTGGGCCCACGCCTGGGCAGCCAGCAGTCACCTTACcatgggc contains:
- the APOC1 gene encoding apolipoprotein C-I: MRLVLSLPVLVLALWMALEGPAPAQAAPDFSTLELIPDKLKEFGNTLEEKARVAIERFKQSEITTKTRNWFSEAISKVKEKFKSTFS
- the APOE gene encoding apolipoprotein E, producing MKVWWAVLVAAILAGCRAEPDPEVEVTEQARWKAGQPWELALGRFWDYLRWVQSLSDQVQEELLSSQVTQELTMLMEETMKEVKAYKSELEEQLSPMAEETRARVSKELQAAQARLEADMEDACNRLAQYRGEAQAMLGQSTEELRARFSSHMRKLRKRLLRDAEDLQKRMAVYGAGAREGAERGVSAIRERLGPLVEQGRLRAATVSTLAGQPLRERAQAWGERLRGHLEEVGSRARDRLDEVREQVEEVRVKVEEQAAQMRLQAEAFQARLKSWFEPLVEDMQRQWAGLVEKVQAAVTSKAPAAAPSDNQ